The following are from one region of the Bacillus thuringiensis genome:
- a CDS encoding DUF4179 domain-containing protein — protein sequence MKCYDIGFIQTYIDGELSHDTRKEFTKHLDTCKACQDLLVEISKLDQWENVMLDEESAHSPQEIKIDVEQAWKTFESRSKLDNVSNINNKKQQKKGIFTDMNKKSKRFIYTAVAAAGLFTIAMIPQVQVAATNVASYFSDAVTNDKVVNEGGTDKNGVTIDGMKNGKYIPIDEKITDQGITVHFKELYIADSRISVHYRMEKADGSLVPFEFDTNGLDIKSDGKINGQQEENQEYNTENGMFSQLSFIQGEDNLPFELMSEGKKLEHVGIRDKDKPEGVVTFVEGPEAKDAFKQPLTLNVNINKIGKASGSWKDQIQIDTSHLTSKKN from the coding sequence ATGAAATGTTATGATATCGGATTTATTCAAACATATATTGATGGAGAACTTTCTCATGATACAAGGAAGGAATTCACAAAACACCTAGATACATGTAAAGCATGCCAAGATTTATTAGTAGAAATAAGTAAATTAGACCAATGGGAGAACGTAATGCTAGATGAAGAATCGGCACATTCACCACAAGAAATCAAAATTGATGTTGAACAAGCATGGAAAACATTTGAAAGTCGTTCAAAACTAGACAATGTTTCTAATATAAATAATAAAAAGCAACAGAAGAAGGGAATTTTTACAGACATGAATAAAAAATCAAAACGTTTCATTTATACAGCAGTAGCGGCAGCAGGACTATTTACAATAGCAATGATTCCGCAAGTACAAGTGGCAGCTACAAATGTTGCCTCATATTTTTCTGATGCAGTTACAAATGATAAGGTTGTAAATGAGGGAGGTACAGATAAAAATGGTGTCACAATAGATGGAATGAAGAATGGTAAATATATTCCTATTGATGAAAAAATTACAGATCAAGGTATTACAGTACATTTCAAAGAATTATATATCGCAGATTCACGTATTTCAGTTCATTATAGAATGGAAAAAGCTGATGGAAGTTTAGTACCATTTGAATTTGATACAAATGGATTAGATATAAAAAGTGATGGAAAAATAAACGGACAACAAGAAGAGAATCAAGAATACAACACAGAAAATGGTATGTTTTCACAATTATCATTTATTCAAGGAGAAGATAATTTACCGTTTGAATTAATGTCAGAAGGTAAAAAATTAGAGCATGTAGGAATTCGTGATAAAGATAAACCAGAAGGTGTCGTTACATTTGTTGAAGGTCCTGAAGCAAAAGACGCTTTTAAACAACCCCTTACGTTAAATGTAAATATAAATAAAATTGGAAAAGCATCGGGATCTTGGAAAGATCAAATCCAAATTGATACTTCGCATTTAACAAGTAAAAAAAATTAA